The Anaeromusa acidaminophila DSM 3853 genomic sequence CGTTTTGTATCACGTTTCTATCAAAACACACGTCGAGTGCGTGGCGTTGATAGAGCGGAAAAAGCCTTAAACCATGCGGCTTAAGGCTTTTTAAGAAACTAAATATGTGTTTGTTTTGTTCGCCTAGACGTTAGTTTAGGCGGATTTTTCTTTTAGGGGGGTGAACTTTTTCGCGAAAGTCAGAGAGTTTTGCGTAAAAGTATGTGTTTAATTGCTTTGACTTTCTTGCATATTATTAATAAAATTATAAGCAAGAAAGTCAAGAAAGAGCGGAATTAGAACGAGGTGACAGCAATGAATTATGCTGAGCAAATAATGCATTTGGCAAAAACGAATAATGGAGTGATTACAACGGCGCAGGTTACTCAAGCAGGCATTCACCGTTACTACTTAAAAATGCTTGCGGATCAAGGCTTGCTGGAACGCTCGGAACGAGGGGTATACATTCTGCCCACGACGTTTGATGATGAAATGTTCAATCTCCAAAACCGTTATAAAAAGGGGATATTTTCCCACGGAACGGCTCTCTTTTTAATGGATTTGACCGACCGGACGCCGATCAAGTATTCCATGACTTTTCCGCTGCAATATAACATTTCAGCGCTTAAGACGGAAAACGTAAAATGCTACCGGGTCAAAGATGAACTTTATGAACTTGGCGTCACCACCGGGAAAACGCCTGGCGGCAATATCGTAAGACTATACAATGCCGAAAGAACGCTGTGCGACATTCTGAAAGGCCGAAGCAACGTGGAGATTCAGATTGTGACAGAAGCATTTAAGCGTTATGCAAAACTGGACAAGAAAGACATTCCCCAATTATCGGAATACGCAAAACTAATGAGGGTGGAAAAGAAAATTCGCTCATATCTGGAGGTATTGCTGTGAAAAACGTGATGCAGTTAAAGGCGATCATTAAGCATATGGCGAAAAGTAAAAATATCTCAGCACAAATCGTTCTGCAAAATTTCATGCTCGAACGGTTGCTGGAACGGATTTCGGTATCTTCCTATCACGAGAATTTTATCCTGAAAGGCGGATTTTTGATTGCAGCACTGGTAGGCCTTGATACACGGGCGACCATGGATATGGATGCCACGGTAAAAGGGATGCCGGTCAACTCTGATACGATAATGAAGATGTTTGAGGGGATTTGCGCGATTGAGATCGATGACGATGT encodes the following:
- a CDS encoding type IV toxin-antitoxin system AbiEi family antitoxin domain-containing protein, with product MNYAEQIMHLAKTNNGVITTAQVTQAGIHRYYLKMLADQGLLERSERGVYILPTTFDDEMFNLQNRYKKGIFSHGTALFLMDLTDRTPIKYSMTFPLQYNISALKTENVKCYRVKDELYELGVTTGKTPGGNIVRLYNAERTLCDILKGRSNVEIQIVTEAFKRYAKLDKKDIPQLSEYAKLMRVEKKIRSYLEVLL